From a single Acidobacteriota bacterium genomic region:
- a CDS encoding DUF4440 domain-containing protein, giving the protein MASAQQSILAIEKELVRDFNAGNTNDLLAHFHPKVMGFSSTQQQRISGRAAMRKTFDFYRHASSKMKYSIVKPEVQVFGDTAVATFTWTVELGAGRPRHAIHGRGSHVFVRSGNKWQIVHEHFSRVH; this is encoded by the coding sequence ATGGCATCTGCACAGCAAAGTATTCTGGCGATCGAGAAGGAACTGGTTCGAGACTTCAACGCGGGAAATACCAATGATCTCCTTGCCCACTTCCATCCTAAGGTCATGGGATTTTCTTCCACCCAGCAGCAGCGGATCAGCGGCCGGGCGGCCATGCGAAAGACGTTTGACTTTTACCGTCACGCCAGCAGCAAGATGAAATATTCGATCGTCAAACCGGAGGTCCAGGTGTTTGGTGATACGGCCGTGGCCACGTTCACCTGGACGGTGGAACTCGGCGCAGGACGACCCCGGCATGCCATCCACGGCCGCGGCAGCCACGTGTTCGTGCGCAGTGGCAACAAATGGCAGATCGTGCATGAGCATTTCTCAAGAGTGCATTGA
- a CDS encoding non-heme iron oxygenase ferredoxin subunit has protein sequence MSKDSSVHAGMNMPSGLFPPPQRESSVMSKRPPFVKVATLADMLAGSIRHIVVHDKPMALCNVDGQLYAVNAVCPHMGGPLASGRLEGCVLTCPWHGWTFDVRTGLPDHPGGHSVSAYEVCVEGQDILVGWLKRPGQ, from the coding sequence TTGTCAAAGGACTCTTCCGTGCACGCCGGGATGAACATGCCTTCCGGCCTTTTTCCGCCGCCACAAAGGGAGAGTAGCGTTATGAGTAAGCGGCCGCCTTTCGTCAAGGTTGCAACCCTCGCCGATATGCTCGCGGGCTCCATCCGGCACATCGTGGTTCACGACAAACCCATGGCCCTGTGCAACGTGGACGGGCAACTCTATGCGGTCAACGCCGTGTGTCCCCACATGGGGGGACCTCTGGCCAGCGGCCGGCTCGAAGGATGCGTGCTCACATGCCCGTGGCATGGATGGACTTTTGACGTCCGGACGGGCCTGCCTGACCACCCGGGCGGGCATTCCGTTTCGGCTTATGAAGTCTGTGTGGAAGGCCAGGACATCCTGGTCGGCTGGCTCAAACGGCCCGGCCAATAG
- a CDS encoding citrate synthase (catalyzes the formation of citrate from acetyl-CoA and oxaloacetate), whose protein sequence is MAEVKTGLQDVVIATSEICSIDGQQGRLVYRGYEISDLAEHSTFEEVVYLLWSGSLPNRAELARLRKQLGENRAVSPEILDLLKRLPPARHPMEALRTAVSALSLYDSESEDMSEEANRRKAIRLTAQMGTIVASYARIREGKEAVAPDPGLGHAANFLYMLTGKKPKEEDARWFDIALILHADHSFNASTFAARVTASTLSDMHSAITSAIGALKGPLHGGANERVMRMLLEIGSVDKAEDYLRGLLARREKVMGFGHRVYRTRDPRATILEKMSEELGHSAGQTKWFEMSQRIEGLMIREKGINANVDFYSASSYYVLGIPVDLYTLIFALSRISGWTAHVLEQYADNKLIRPLAGYTGPTGLEYVLIEER, encoded by the coding sequence ATGGCGGAAGTGAAAACAGGACTTCAGGATGTTGTGATTGCGACTTCGGAGATCTGCTCGATTGACGGGCAGCAGGGTAGGCTGGTTTATCGAGGCTACGAAATCAGCGATCTGGCTGAGCATTCCACGTTTGAAGAAGTCGTCTACCTGTTATGGTCCGGCAGCCTTCCCAATCGCGCGGAACTCGCCCGGCTGAGAAAGCAGCTTGGGGAAAACCGGGCCGTCTCTCCCGAAATTCTTGATCTGCTGAAGAGGCTGCCTCCTGCCCGGCATCCCATGGAAGCACTGCGAACGGCCGTTTCCGCGCTTTCGCTTTACGATTCGGAATCGGAAGATATGTCCGAGGAAGCCAACCGGCGGAAAGCGATTCGGCTGACCGCGCAGATGGGGACTATCGTGGCCTCCTACGCCCGCATCAGGGAAGGCAAGGAGGCCGTGGCTCCCGATCCGGGCCTGGGCCACGCGGCAAATTTCCTGTACATGCTGACCGGCAAAAAGCCCAAAGAAGAGGACGCTCGATGGTTTGACATCGCGCTCATTCTCCATGCCGACCACAGCTTTAACGCCTCCACCTTTGCCGCACGCGTGACGGCTTCAACTCTGTCGGACATGCACTCCGCCATCACTTCAGCCATTGGCGCGCTGAAAGGCCCGCTGCACGGCGGCGCAAACGAGCGCGTGATGCGCATGCTGCTCGAGATTGGCAGCGTGGACAAGGCCGAGGATTACCTCCGCGGGCTTCTGGCCCGGCGTGAGAAGGTAATGGGCTTTGGCCACCGTGTCTATCGCACCCGGGACCCGCGCGCCACGATCCTGGAAAAGATGTCTGAAGAACTGGGGCATAGCGCCGGCCAGACAAAGTGGTTTGAGATGTCGCAGCGGATTGAGGGCCTGATGATCCGTGAGAAGGGCATCAATGCCAACGTTGATTTCTACTCAGCTTCCTCCTATTACGTTCTGGGGATTCCGGTTGACCTTTACACGCTGATTTTTGCCCTCAGCCGTATTTCCGGCTGGACTGCACACGTGCTGGAGCAGTATGCCGACAACAAGCTCATCCGGCCGCTTGCAGGATACACCGGCCCCACCGGCCTCGAATACGTTCTCATCGAGGAGCGGTAA
- a CDS encoding peroxidase has protein sequence MPWIKTIEPEDATGELRREYSRAVKRAGKVFNILKIQSLNPETLHASMGLYLATMHAPSGLSRVERELLAVVVSRANHCVY, from the coding sequence ATGCCATGGATCAAGACCATTGAGCCTGAGGATGCGACCGGCGAGTTGAGGAGGGAATACTCAAGGGCCGTCAAACGCGCCGGAAAGGTCTTCAACATCCTGAAGATCCAGAGCCTGAATCCGGAAACCCTTCACGCCTCGATGGGCCTCTACCTGGCAACCATGCATGCGCCTTCCGGTCTTTCCCGCGTCGAACGCGAGCTGCTGGCCGTCGTCGTATCCCGGGCCAACCACTGCGTCTATTGA
- a CDS encoding carboxymuconolactone decarboxylase family protein, with translation MEPRLNASKVAPAAYRAMAALEGYVKHSSNLAAPLLELVRMRASQINGCAYCLDMHSKDARVAGETEQRLYTLSAWRETPFFTDRERAALAWTEAITLIASSNAPDEVYEEARKQFTEEELVNLSIAIVAINGWNRLAIGFRTVPGTYQPGAQKQAAVKP, from the coding sequence ATGGAACCGAGACTTAATGCTTCAAAAGTAGCACCGGCAGCATACCGGGCCATGGCGGCTCTTGAAGGTTACGTAAAGCACTCATCAAACCTGGCGGCGCCACTGCTGGAGCTGGTAAGAATGCGGGCGTCGCAGATCAACGGCTGTGCCTATTGCCTGGATATGCACAGCAAGGATGCGCGGGTCGCGGGCGAGACCGAACAGCGCCTCTACACGCTGAGCGCCTGGCGGGAAACTCCATTTTTCACCGACCGCGAGCGCGCCGCCCTGGCCTGGACTGAAGCCATTACCCTGATCGCTTCAAGCAACGCGCCGGACGAAGTTTATGAGGAAGCACGCAAGCAATTCACCGAAGAGGAACTCGTAAACCTGAGCATCGCCATCGTGGCTATCAATGGATGGAACCGGCTGGCTATTGGATTCCGGACAGTTCCCGGCACCTATCAGCCGGGGGCGCAGAAGCAGGCCGCTGTGAAACCCTGA
- a CDS encoding DUF1416 domain-containing protein, giving the protein MRNWKVFCLRAVSSCVLPSGKPATRPGRKDGTMKVSRYKWLLFLFLLSFLMSTNVVRAATLQGTVLDPEGAAVPGASLRLLGAEGRETAHTVTGERGQFLFQGIDPGTYTIKVFLAGFGKTTVTARAGGNIRVVLPLAPVHERVVVTATRTATATSQLGASTSVITRSQIVDEGTPLVSDLLQSLPGITVARNGAPGGVTSVFVRGGESDYNKVLLDGVPLNLAGGALDFNTLTASNLERVEVVRSAESALFGSDAMTSVIQLFTRQGSAETHRPHFSLSGEGGKNSTWAGQGAVTGGYGPFDYALGGEKFSTDNQSLNDFFHVSTLSADFGLKLGKATAMRAIMMGDFGLAGTPGQTAFGPPITDASYRHRTGYGAFSIHNQTTSYWEQQLTYTFSKSRQVSVDLGQNPPFTPSFDGRTAAFQYFDFATNYLDDEWRDHVSYQTDWEGSPLGGKFGQHVDTFAFDWDGEHGFLVDRFAQDPATRARRNNFGYTFQDQTLWGKLSLGNGVRIDDNGSFGTVIVPRSSLAYLVRNGAGFFGATTLKFNFGLGVKEPSFLESYAHTPYFVGNPNLAPERTRTLDYGVDQRFWDGRGRLELDGFDNLFRDQIAFEVTNFQTFSGTYFNIGRASAKGAEVSLELAPVKSLRAIGSYTYLDSKVIESGNPFSPALEPGRWLLRRPRHSGSIQILWNWRRMNVTSTTMLVGRRQDSDFVGLEPPLIWNNGYTDSNLSWSYRAFGHMTYFGTVGNLFNQEYMQVLGYPALKLHFRAGIRLEF; this is encoded by the coding sequence ATGAGGAATTGGAAGGTTTTTTGTTTGAGGGCAGTTTCTTCGTGTGTCCTTCCGTCCGGGAAGCCCGCCACAAGGCCGGGCAGAAAGGATGGAACTATGAAGGTAAGCCGTTACAAGTGGCTTTTGTTTCTTTTCCTGTTGTCGTTCCTGATGAGCACCAATGTTGTAAGAGCCGCCACGCTCCAGGGGACGGTCCTGGACCCTGAGGGGGCTGCCGTGCCCGGTGCGTCTTTGCGTCTGCTTGGTGCGGAAGGCCGGGAAACTGCGCATACTGTGACAGGCGAACGCGGCCAATTTCTATTCCAGGGTATCGACCCAGGGACCTATACCATAAAAGTGTTTCTCGCCGGTTTTGGCAAGACGACGGTGACAGCCAGGGCCGGTGGAAATATTCGTGTCGTTTTACCGCTGGCCCCCGTGCATGAACGAGTGGTTGTGACAGCCACGCGCACGGCGACGGCTACCAGCCAGCTTGGGGCAAGCACCAGCGTGATTACACGCTCACAGATTGTGGACGAGGGCACGCCACTGGTCAGCGACCTGCTCCAGTCGCTGCCGGGCATCACAGTGGCGCGCAACGGCGCGCCGGGCGGCGTCACCAGCGTGTTTGTCCGCGGCGGCGAAAGCGATTACAACAAGGTGCTGCTGGACGGCGTTCCTCTGAACCTGGCTGGCGGCGCACTTGACTTCAACACTTTGACTGCCAGCAATCTTGAAAGGGTTGAAGTGGTCCGCAGCGCGGAGTCTGCTTTGTTCGGGTCGGACGCCATGACCAGCGTGATCCAACTGTTTACACGGCAGGGCAGCGCGGAAACCCATCGCCCCCACTTCTCCTTGAGCGGAGAAGGCGGCAAGAATTCTACCTGGGCTGGACAAGGAGCCGTCACGGGCGGTTACGGGCCTTTCGATTACGCTCTGGGGGGAGAGAAGTTCAGCACCGATAATCAGTCGCTGAACGATTTTTTCCACGTCAGCACGCTCTCGGCAGATTTTGGCCTGAAGCTGGGCAAAGCAACCGCAATGCGCGCGATCATGATGGGCGATTTTGGGCTGGCTGGCACTCCGGGTCAAACGGCCTTTGGACCTCCCATCACTGATGCGTCGTACCGGCATCGGACGGGCTATGGCGCTTTTTCAATCCACAATCAGACCACCTCATACTGGGAACAGCAACTCACTTACACCTTTTCGAAATCGCGCCAGGTTTCCGTTGACCTGGGCCAGAACCCTCCGTTTACGCCCTCGTTTGACGGCCGCACGGCCGCATTTCAGTATTTCGATTTTGCGACCAATTATCTCGACGACGAGTGGCGTGACCACGTAAGTTACCAGACCGACTGGGAAGGTTCGCCACTCGGAGGCAAATTCGGCCAGCACGTCGACACCTTTGCATTTGACTGGGACGGAGAACACGGATTTCTGGTTGACCGGTTCGCCCAGGACCCTGCAACCCGTGCGAGGCGAAATAATTTCGGCTATACCTTCCAGGACCAGACTTTGTGGGGCAAGCTTTCGCTGGGCAACGGTGTCCGCATCGACGATAATGGAAGCTTCGGCACGGTAATCGTTCCGCGGAGCTCGCTGGCGTATCTGGTGCGAAACGGCGCGGGGTTCTTCGGAGCGACAACGCTGAAGTTCAACTTCGGCCTGGGCGTCAAGGAGCCCAGCTTTCTTGAGTCCTACGCCCACACGCCGTACTTTGTGGGTAACCCGAACCTGGCTCCCGAGCGTACCCGAACGCTCGACTATGGCGTCGATCAACGGTTCTGGGATGGGCGGGGCCGGCTGGAATTGGACGGCTTTGACAACCTCTTTCGCGATCAGATCGCATTTGAGGTCACTAATTTCCAGACTTTCAGCGGCACGTACTTCAACATAGGACGCGCCAGCGCGAAAGGTGCGGAGGTTTCATTAGAGCTCGCGCCCGTAAAAAGCTTGCGTGCAATTGGAAGTTACACGTATCTTGATTCAAAAGTCATCGAAAGCGGCAACCCCTTCTCGCCCGCGTTGGAGCCCGGTCGATGGCTTCTGAGGCGCCCGCGGCATTCCGGTTCCATCCAGATCCTTTGGAATTGGCGGCGGATGAATGTGACTTCAACCACGATGCTTGTGGGGCGGCGGCAGGACAGCGATTTTGTGGGCCTGGAACCGCCGCTCATCTGGAATAATGGCTACACGGACTCGAATTTGTCCTGGAGCTATAGAGCCTTCGGACACATGACGTACTTTGGGACGGTGGGAAATCTGTTCAATCAGGAGTATATGCAAGTCCTGGGCTACCCGGCGCTGAAGCTGCACTTTCGCGCCGGCATACGCCTGGAATTCTGA
- a CDS encoding cobalamin-binding protein yields MRICSLLPSATETLFELGAGDSVAGVTFECDFPPEAKTKRVVVRTRLEHSEDPVEIDQQVKGFVTRGESLYEVDQAAVKAIEPDLIITQDLCHVCAASPGDLASALAALARKPEVLSLNPQSLADVWKDILAIGRAIGRNSQARKLVGELEGRVSAVARRVSQVSARPRVACLEWLGPLFVAGHWVPEMVACAGGIDVLGKGAKPSFRLPWQDVLNASPEVIVIMPCGYGLEQAVKEFSAMTLPEGWESLPAVKDAQVFAVEASGYFSRPGPRIADGVEILASILHPETGPHQARESSGSKVARVRRLPGK; encoded by the coding sequence ATGCGAATCTGCTCGCTTCTTCCTTCTGCTACCGAAACCCTCTTTGAGCTCGGTGCGGGTGACTCAGTGGCTGGGGTAACATTTGAATGTGACTTCCCTCCGGAGGCGAAAACCAAACGCGTTGTAGTTCGCACTCGCCTGGAGCATTCCGAAGACCCGGTAGAGATTGACCAACAGGTGAAAGGCTTTGTTACGCGGGGAGAAAGCCTCTATGAGGTTGACCAAGCGGCGGTCAAAGCCATTGAGCCAGACCTGATCATTACCCAGGACTTGTGCCATGTGTGTGCAGCTTCTCCGGGCGATCTGGCTTCAGCCTTAGCCGCCCTTGCAAGGAAGCCGGAGGTCCTGTCACTGAACCCGCAATCCCTTGCGGATGTATGGAAAGACATTCTGGCCATCGGAAGGGCCATCGGCCGCAACAGTCAGGCCCGAAAACTCGTGGGTGAATTGGAAGGGCGCGTTTCGGCTGTCGCGCGGAGGGTTTCTCAGGTCTCGGCCCGCCCACGTGTGGCCTGCCTTGAGTGGTTAGGTCCGCTCTTTGTAGCCGGACATTGGGTACCCGAAATGGTTGCCTGCGCCGGGGGCATTGACGTTCTGGGGAAAGGCGCGAAACCAAGCTTCCGGCTGCCGTGGCAGGATGTGCTGAATGCAAGTCCGGAAGTCATCGTCATCATGCCCTGCGGTTACGGACTGGAACAGGCGGTCAAAGAATTCAGCGCCATGACACTTCCTGAAGGATGGGAATCCCTTCCGGCGGTGAAGGATGCACAGGTTTTCGCCGTTGAAGCCTCAGGATATTTTTCCCGCCCCGGCCCCCGCATTGCCGACGGCGTGGAAATTCTGGCGAGCATCCTGCATCCGGAGACAGGCCCGCACCAGGCACGCGAGTCAAGCGGCTCGAAGGTGGCGCGGGTCAGACGCTTACCAGGAAAATAA
- a CDS encoding GatB/YqeY domain-containing protein, protein MTILEQVEKDLVAAMKAREELRLSVMRMAKTALKNKQVELGKPLSDDQSIAVLRTLVKQRHDSVEQFRKGGREDLAAKEEAEAKILQTYLPAEASDEEIGTAVAAAIAETGAAGPQDLGKVMKVAMQKLAGKNADGKRVNQAVRTKLGG, encoded by the coding sequence ATGACCATTTTAGAACAGGTGGAAAAAGACCTTGTGGCCGCCATGAAAGCTCGGGAAGAGCTTCGCCTTTCCGTGATGCGGATGGCCAAGACCGCACTCAAGAACAAACAGGTCGAACTCGGCAAACCGCTCAGTGACGATCAATCCATTGCTGTGTTGCGGACGCTGGTAAAACAGCGGCACGATTCGGTGGAACAGTTCCGCAAGGGCGGGCGCGAAGACCTGGCCGCCAAAGAAGAAGCGGAAGCGAAAATACTCCAGACCTACCTGCCCGCCGAGGCGAGCGATGAAGAAATCGGAACCGCCGTGGCTGCCGCCATCGCGGAAACGGGCGCCGCCGGTCCGCAGGACCTGGGCAAAGTGATGAAGGTCGCCATGCAAAAACTGGCGGGCAAAAATGCTGACGGCAAACGGGTGAACCAGGCGGTCCGCACCAAACTTGGCGGATAG
- a CDS encoding rhomboid family intramembrane serine protease translates to MQRARLGLSTGSPPRPFFCGRLPVMPRYTQSYMSFFPPFTRMVKALIITTSAVFVLTYFPYRLFGWQAPFIYLGLQPYLVVHRLYLWQLVTYLFLHGGFFHILFNMFALWMFGPDLEQMWGEAEFLKFYLLTGIGAGLFDVALTMLFGSPFSLTIGASGAIYGLLLAFGVIFPNRPIFLWFVIPIKAKWFVLIIGGIEFLSEIGGPGSNVAHLAHLGGMLVAYLYLRGSGLSGRMQLQYDEWRRARLRRKFDVYMRDKERKNKPDRWLN, encoded by the coding sequence ATGCAGCGCGCAAGGCTCGGACTGTCAACTGGCTCTCCCCCACGCCCTTTTTTTTGTGGTAGGCTTCCAGTAATGCCTCGTTATACTCAATCGTACATGTCGTTTTTTCCGCCCTTCACGCGAATGGTGAAGGCGCTGATTATCACCACGTCGGCCGTTTTTGTTCTGACTTACTTCCCGTACCGGCTGTTTGGCTGGCAAGCGCCGTTTATCTACCTGGGTTTGCAGCCTTACCTGGTGGTCCATCGCCTTTATCTCTGGCAGCTTGTCACCTATCTCTTCCTGCACGGCGGATTTTTCCATATTCTGTTCAATATGTTTGCTCTGTGGATGTTTGGGCCGGACCTCGAGCAGATGTGGGGCGAAGCGGAATTTCTCAAGTTTTACCTTCTCACAGGAATCGGCGCTGGCTTGTTTGATGTGGCGCTGACCATGCTCTTCGGCTCCCCCTTCTCGCTTACGATTGGCGCTTCGGGAGCCATTTACGGGCTACTCCTGGCGTTCGGCGTGATTTTCCCCAACCGGCCGATTTTTCTCTGGTTTGTCATTCCCATCAAGGCAAAATGGTTTGTGCTGATTATCGGGGGGATCGAATTCCTGAGCGAGATCGGCGGCCCTGGGTCGAACGTTGCTCACCTGGCGCACCTGGGTGGAATGCTGGTGGCCTACCTTTACCTGCGCGGAAGCGGGCTTTCCGGGCGCATGCAACTCCAGTACGACGAATGGCGGCGGGCCCGGCTCCGGCGAAAGTTTGATGTCTACATGCGGGATAAGGAAAGAAAGAATAAGCCTGACCGCTGGCTCAATTAA
- a CDS encoding peroxidase, with amino-acid sequence MEAHGEDLRVECGDAKLAEHVKHNYRRARLSARIKALAKFADLVTHSPAAVRKQDVDNLRKFGLSDRDILDAVEVIAYFNYINRVADALGIDSEPEMRTVRKRKRK; translated from the coding sequence ATCGAAGCTCACGGGGAGGATCTCCGTGTGGAATGCGGCGACGCGAAGCTGGCTGAACACGTGAAGCACAACTATCGTCGCGCCAGGCTATCCGCCCGCATCAAGGCCCTGGCAAAATTCGCCGATCTCGTCACCCACAGCCCCGCCGCCGTCCGCAAGCAGGACGTCGATAATCTTCGCAAATTCGGCCTCAGCGACCGCGATATTCTGGACGCCGTCGAAGTCATCGCCTATTTCAATTACATCAATCGCGTCGCCGACGCACTGGGCATCGATTCAGAACCCGAGATGCGCACCGTACGCAAACGCAAGAGGAAATAG
- a CDS encoding oligopeptide transporter, OPT family, whose product MAPEPTTHHQADAAASFKPFVPADVVLPEFTPRAILLGAFLGIIFGAVSVYLALRAGLTVSASIPVAVISITVFKWLGKSTILENNIVQTVGSAGESIAAGTVFTLPALIFLGYTLDYWRIFPLALGGGLLGVLFVVPLRNALVVKEHGNLTFPEGKACADVLITGERGGIQAGKVFGGAAIGIIYKFLMGEQGGLFFWKATPEWHPAWYPGSTFAGEITPEYLGVGYIIGTRVAGTMVAGGVLSWLVLIPIIKFFGAHVPDAMYPGTMPIGQMTETQIWSSYIRYVGAGAVTAAGIITLGRTVPTIVSSFKSTFSQLKNSKLAAGLKIERTARDLPLTVIAGGSVLVVGFLWALLSFHINPMASGNLISALLMVLFGFFFATVSARIVGLIGSSSNPISGMTIATLMGTCLIFVLVGWTGGMYSAIALSIGAVVAIGGASAGATTQDLKTGFLVGGTPSKQELGYAIGVMTSVFVVGLTMQLLNSSATKVKPLHISDVSITSSMKQQGPATYEGRKYEVISVIGSAKIPDGRYFYDPANRQIDYQQVMGIGSTDYPAPQATLMSVVINGILTRKLPWTLVLFGAFTVIVLELCGIHSLAFAVGLYLPISTTAPIFAGGVIKWLVDRSKRTEEEVSESETGSGALFSSGLIAGGSLGGLALATVVGFQKEQAVALGTRWFPRFAQSDFAALIIFTGLAALLYFVAISKGQARSPET is encoded by the coding sequence ATGGCACCTGAACCGACAACCCATCATCAGGCAGACGCTGCAGCTTCCTTTAAACCTTTTGTACCGGCAGATGTGGTCCTTCCGGAGTTTACTCCGCGCGCCATCCTGCTGGGAGCATTCCTGGGAATCATCTTCGGGGCAGTCTCCGTTTATCTGGCCCTGCGCGCCGGCCTGACGGTGAGCGCCTCCATCCCTGTTGCGGTCATTTCCATCACAGTCTTCAAGTGGCTCGGGAAATCGACCATTCTTGAAAATAACATCGTCCAGACGGTGGGGTCAGCGGGCGAATCGATTGCAGCCGGGACCGTCTTTACGCTGCCCGCCCTGATTTTCCTCGGCTATACGCTCGACTATTGGCGGATTTTTCCTCTGGCTCTGGGCGGCGGCCTGCTGGGTGTTCTGTTTGTTGTTCCGCTTCGCAATGCGTTGGTTGTGAAGGAACACGGAAATCTCACTTTTCCTGAAGGCAAGGCTTGCGCGGATGTGCTTATTACCGGCGAAAGAGGCGGTATCCAGGCGGGTAAAGTTTTCGGCGGAGCAGCAATCGGAATTATTTACAAGTTCCTGATGGGCGAGCAGGGCGGCTTGTTCTTCTGGAAGGCCACGCCGGAATGGCACCCGGCCTGGTATCCCGGCTCGACGTTTGCGGGAGAAATCACGCCCGAATATCTCGGCGTGGGTTACATCATCGGGACGCGCGTCGCGGGCACGATGGTTGCAGGCGGTGTTCTTTCCTGGCTGGTGCTGATTCCCATCATCAAGTTTTTTGGCGCGCACGTTCCTGACGCGATGTATCCGGGCACAATGCCCATCGGACAAATGACCGAGACGCAGATCTGGAGCAGCTACATCCGTTATGTCGGCGCGGGTGCGGTGACCGCTGCTGGCATCATCACGCTGGGCAGGACGGTGCCGACCATTGTCAGCTCATTCAAGTCTACTTTCAGCCAGCTTAAGAACAGCAAGCTGGCGGCCGGCCTGAAAATTGAGCGCACCGCGCGCGATCTCCCTCTGACGGTGATTGCCGGCGGTTCCGTGCTCGTGGTGGGTTTCCTGTGGGCATTGCTCTCGTTCCATATCAATCCCATGGCCAGTGGCAACCTGATCTCAGCATTGCTGATGGTCCTGTTTGGCTTCTTTTTTGCTACGGTGTCGGCGCGAATCGTGGGCTTGATCGGGAGTTCCTCGAACCCGATCTCAGGAATGACCATTGCCACGCTGATGGGCACCTGCCTGATTTTCGTGCTGGTGGGATGGACGGGAGGAATGTATTCCGCTATCGCCCTGAGCATCGGCGCGGTGGTTGCCATCGGCGGGGCGAGCGCAGGCGCAACCACCCAGGACCTGAAGACAGGATTCCTTGTGGGAGGAACGCCCAGCAAACAGGAACTTGGGTATGCCATCGGAGTGATGACCTCGGTCTTTGTAGTCGGGCTCACGATGCAACTGCTGAACAGCAGTGCGACCAAAGTGAAGCCCCTGCACATTTCCGATGTCTCCATCACATCTTCGATGAAGCAGCAGGGGCCAGCCACGTATGAAGGGCGAAAATACGAAGTGATCAGTGTGATCGGGTCGGCCAAAATTCCCGACGGCCGTTACTTTTACGATCCCGCCAACAGGCAGATTGATTACCAGCAGGTGATGGGCATCGGTTCGACGGACTATCCCGCCCCGCAGGCGACACTGATGAGCGTGGTGATCAACGGTATTCTGACCCGCAAGCTGCCGTGGACGCTGGTGCTGTTCGGGGCCTTCACGGTGATTGTTCTGGAACTCTGCGGTATCCATTCGCTGGCTTTTGCGGTGGGACTCTACCTGCCGATTTCAACCACAGCGCCGATCTTTGCAGGCGGCGTTATCAAATGGCTTGTGGACCGGAGTAAGCGCACCGAAGAAGAGGTATCGGAATCCGAAACCGGCAGCGGGGCCCTGTTCAGTTCGGGATTGATCGCGGGCGGATCACTGGGCGGTCTGGCGCTGGCCACCGTGGTGGGATTTCAGAAAGAACAGGCGGTCGCCCTGGGCACGCGCTGGTTCCCGCGCTTCGCGCAGAGCGATTTTGCCGCGCTGATAATCTTTACCGGCCTCGCTGCGTTGCTGTACTTTGTGGCGATATCAAAGGGCCAGGCCAGGAGCCCTGAAACGTGA
- the lipA gene encoding lipoyl synthase, which yields MAELVQIGIDSRPARRPEWLKVRIPSGENYFELKGLMRGLKLHTVCESARCPNIAECWQHRTATFMILGELCTRRCGFCAVPKGRPAGQVDWAEPERVAEAAKSMGLKYVVVTSVDRDDLKDGGSTIFAKTIEALRRRVEGCKVEVLVPDFRGSDEALGIVLEARPDILNHNIETVPRMYPVARRGSRYERSLRLLRHSREIDPAIPTKSGLMVGLGETMEELFGVLGDLACAGVDIVTIGQYLRPSGEQLPVARFYTPEEFATLKQEGLRRGIRHVESGPLVRSSYHAHEQSSSLDSQLKQ from the coding sequence ATGGCGGAACTGGTCCAGATCGGCATTGATTCGCGTCCGGCGCGGCGGCCTGAGTGGCTGAAGGTACGCATTCCTTCCGGCGAAAACTATTTTGAGCTGAAGGGCCTGATGCGCGGGCTCAAGCTTCACACAGTCTGCGAAAGCGCCCGCTGCCCCAACATTGCCGAGTGCTGGCAGCACCGCACGGCCACCTTCATGATTCTTGGAGAGCTTTGCACGCGGCGCTGCGGCTTTTGCGCGGTGCCGAAGGGGCGTCCGGCCGGCCAGGTGGATTGGGCAGAGCCTGAACGCGTGGCCGAGGCCGCCAAAAGCATGGGTCTTAAGTATGTTGTGGTGACTTCTGTGGACCGCGACGACTTGAAAGACGGCGGCTCAACCATTTTTGCCAAAACGATCGAAGCCCTGCGGCGGCGAGTTGAAGGGTGTAAAGTGGAAGTCCTGGTCCCCGATTTTCGCGGCTCGGACGAAGCGCTTGGAATTGTGCTCGAGGCCCGGCCCGATATTCTGAACCACAATATTGAAACGGTCCCGCGGATGTATCCCGTGGCCCGGCGCGGCTCGCGCTACGAGCGTTCATTGCGCCTGTTGCGGCATTCGCGCGAGATCGATCCTGCAATCCCCACAAAATCCGGGCTGATGGTGGGCCTGGGAGAAACCATGGAAGAGCTTTTTGGCGTGCTCGGAGACCTCGCCTGTGCCGGCGTCGATATCGTCACCATCGGGCAATATCTCCGGCCTTCGGGCGAGCAGTTGCCTGTGGCGCGCTTCTACACGCCGGAAGAGTTCGCGACTCTCAAGCAGGAAGGCCTGCGGCGCGGCATCCGACACGTCGAGTCCGGCCCGCTTGTCCGCAGTTCCTACCATGCCCACGAACAGTCTTCGTCTCTCGATTCGCAATTGAAGCAGTAG